The following coding sequences lie in one Osmerus mordax isolate fOsmMor3 chromosome 13, fOsmMor3.pri, whole genome shotgun sequence genomic window:
- the LOC136955374 gene encoding E3 ubiquitin-protein ligase RNF128-like, whose translation MGKKSEVYLFSLVLLSALLQCSGAILFWTAFVNYSYSMDNQTVNLLCQCGVYGRNSPLLPASGIVVLPSSDPFGCGSDPVYSPNNSVPWIALVERGSCSFSDKINAAKRQGADGVVVYNLDGTGNNTRKMEHKEAQGIVAIMIGNLLGKDLVNLVNSSVEVKMVIDLGNPLGPWMDTYWLYFLSISFFVVTAASIGYFIFVSVHRLHSLRAQMRAESRLKSEAKKAIGRLEVRRLKRDDEEIGSDSHTCAVCIDSYKPGEVVTVLTCGHFYHKACIEPWLLEKRTCPMCKCDILEALGVDAEEKKDGSPNSPPDVTVVTVSGEEHLYNVPLTDTSTPELARHQDLHPYDNGAFEGDSQIKNNMAARG comes from the coding sequence ATGGGTAAGAAGTCAGAGGTTTATCTCTTCTCTCTGGTGTTGTTGTCGGCGCTTCTTCAGTGCTCAGGGGCCATCTTGTTCTGGACGGCATTTGTGAACTACTCGTACAGCATGGACAACCAGACCGTTAACCTCTTGTGTCAGTGTGGGGTGTACGGTCGCAATTCTCCCCTGCTTCCGGCTTCAGGCATTGTTGTCTTGCCCAGCTCTGACCCTTTTGGCTGTGGAAGTGACCCCGTCTACAGCCCCAACAACTCCGTGCCCTGGATTGCCCTGGTTGAGAGAGGAAGCTGTAGCTTCAGTGACAAGATCAATGCCGCCAAGCGCCAGGGGGCAGACGGTGTTGTGGTCTACAACCTGGATGGCACGGGAAACAATACCAGAAAAATGGAACACAAAGAAGCCCAAGGCATTGTGGCCATCATGATTGGAAACCTCCTGGGCAAGGACTTAGTCAACCTTGTGAACAGTAGCGTTGAGGTAAAGATGGTTATCGATTTAGGTAACCCTCTTGGACCCTGGATGGACACCTATTGGCTGTACTTCCTGTCCATCTCATTCTTTGTAGTAACGGCAGCTTCCATTGGCTACTTTAtctttgtctctgtccaccGCCTCCATAGCCTCCGGGCGCAAATGCGTGCAGAGTCACGGCTCAAGTCGGAGGCAAAGAAAGCCATTGGTCGGTTAGAAGTGCGCAGGTTGAAACGAGACGACGAAGAGATCGGGTCCGACTCCCACACCTGCGCCGTGTGCATCGACTCCTACAAGCCAGGAGAGGTCGTGACTGTTCTCACCTGTGGACACTTCTACCACAAGGCGTGCATCGAGCCCTGGCTGCTGGAGAAGAGGACCTGTCCCATGTGCAAGTGTGACATCCTGGAGGCTCTGGGCGTGGATGCTGAGGAGAAGAAGGACGGTTCACCCAACTCTCCACCAGATGTCACCGTGGTGACGGTGTCAGGAGAAGAGCATCTCTACAATGTGCCGCTGACAGACACGTCGACCCCGGAACTTGCAAGGCACCAGGACCTGCATCCCTATGACAACGGGGCCTTCGAGGGAGACTCTCAGATTAAGAACAATATGGCTGCCAGAGGATGA
- the LOC136955563 gene encoding E3 ubiquitin-protein ligase RNF128-like, translating to MDNKSEVYLFSLVLLSGLLRCSGVIMFWTAYVEVSYLDSMGNQTVNHLCECGMYGRDSPRLAASGIVVLPASDPLGCGSDPVYSPNNSVPWIALIKRGNCSFSDKINAAKRQGADGVVIYNLDLTGNIDMAHQEAQGIVAIMIGNVMGMDLVNLVQSGVEVTMVIEVGKLYKLWVLDTCTLYFLSISFFVVLAASIGYFIFVSGQRLRILRGQQNTESRLKSEAKKAIGRLEVRTLKRDDEEIGSDSHTCAVCIDSYKPGEVVTVLTCGHFYHKACIEPWLLEKRTCPMCKCDILKALGVDAEEKDGSPNSPPDVTVVTVSGEEPLTDTSTPELERHQDPHHYDNVAFEGESQIMNNMAARG from the coding sequence ATGGATAATAAGTCAGAGGTTTATCTCTTCTCTCTGGTCTTGTTGTCGGGGCTTCTTCGGTGCTCAGGGGTCATCATGTTCTGGACCGCCTATGTCGAAGTCTCCTACCTGGACAGCATGGGCAACCAGACCGTCAATCACCTTTGCGAGTGTGGCATGTACGGTCGCGATTCTCCCCGGCTTGCGGCTTCAGGCATTGTCGTCCTGCCCGCCTCTGACCCTCTTGGCTGTGGAAGTGACCCCGTCTACAGCCCCAACAACTCTGTGCCCTGGATTGCCCTGATCAAGAGAGGAAACTGTAGCTTCAGTGACAAGATCAATGCCGCCAAGCGTCAGGGGGCAGACGGTGTTGTGATCTATAACCTGGATCTTACAGGAAACATTGACATGGCACACCAAGAAGCCCAAGGCATTGTGGCCATCATGATTGGCAACGTTATGGGCATGGACTTAGTCAACCTTGTGCAGAGTGGCGTTGAGGTAACGATGGTTATCGAGGTCGGTAAACTTTACAAACTCTGGGTTCTGGACACCTGTACGTTGTATTTCCTGTCCATCTCATTCTTTGTAGTATTGGCAGCTTCCATTGGCTACTTTATCTTTGTCTCTGGCCAAAGACTTCGTATCCTCCGGGGGCAGCAAAACACAGAGTCACGGCTCAAGTCTGAGGCAAAGAAAGCCATTGGTCGGTTAGAAGTGCGCACGTTGAAACGAGACGACGAAGAGATCGGGTCCGACTCCCACACCTGCGCCGTGTGCATCGACTCCTACAAGCCAGGAGAGGTTGTGACTGTTCTCACCTGTGGACACTTCTACCACAAGGCGTGCATCGAGCCCTGGCTGCTGGAGAAGAGGACCTGTCCCATGTGCAAGTGTGACATCCTGAAGGCTCTGGGCGTGGATGCTGAGGAGAAGGACGGTTCACCCAACTCTCCACCAGATGTCACCGTGGTGACGGTGTCAGGAGAAGAGCCGCTTACAGACACGTCGACCCCGGAACTTGAGAGGCACCAGGACCCGCATCACTATGACAACGTGGCCTTTGAGGGAGAATCTCAGATCATGAACAATATGGCTGCCAGAGGATGA